The Danio rerio strain Tuebingen ecotype United States chromosome 1, GRCz12tu, whole genome shotgun sequence genome includes a region encoding these proteins:
- the chst12b.4 gene encoding carbohydrate sulfotransferase 12-like: MQKLHRHCLLLGAVFITMSFIVVFWDEVRVGPPYPRTNHRASSKHLAQFKLRQAHRKHLIKELCSANSSLNYRQKSITLDHLIVDDHHRVIYCYVPKVACSNWKRVMFVLSQNLKAPDGAPYLDPLDIPLEIIHNSTVHNTFKKLWMRHGRYARPLMHQKLKNYTKFLFVRDPFVRLISAYRDKFAEPNEYYYYKFGFMILQRYANISQPPTLAPEAFRAGIRPSFSHFIKFLLDPQTEKEKPFDEHWKQIHRLCHPCQIDYDFIGKLETLDEDTEHLLKILGLDKHIHFPPGYENRTAVDWEQEWFANISLADRRELYSLYETDFKLFGYDKPETLLNE, encoded by the coding sequence ATGCAGAAGCTCCATCGGCATTGTTTACTTTTGGGAGCAGTATTCATCACAATGTCTTTTATTGTAGTTTTCTGGGATGAGGTGAGAGTTGGGCCGCCTTACCCCAGGACTAACCACAGGGCATCATCAAAACATCTTGCACAGTTCAAACTGCGTCAAGCACATCGTAAGCATCTAATAAAAGAGCTTTGCTCAGCCAATAGCAGCTTGAATTACAGACAGAAATCAATCACACTTGACCATCTCATTGTGGACGATCATCACCGTGTGATTTACTGTTATGTACCCAAGGTAGCTTGTTCTAACTGGAAACGAGTCATGTTTGTCCTCAGCCAGAACCTGAAGGCACCTGATGGAGCTCCATATCTGGATCCTCTTGACATACCATTAGAGATAATCCATAATTCTACAGTgcacaatacatttaaaaagttatgGATGCGCCATGGCCGATACGCTCGTCCTCTGATGCATCAAAAGCTGAAGAACTACACTAAGTTCCTCTTTGTGCGGGATCCTTTTGTGCGCCTTATTTCTGCTTATCGAGACAAGTTTGCCGAGCCTAATGAGTATTACTACTACAAATTTGGCTTCATGATTCTTCAGCGTTATGCTAATATTTCTCAGCCCCCTACTTTGGCTCCAGAGGCCTTCAGAGCAGGTATCAGACCATCCTTCAGTCACTTTATTAAGTTTTTGTTAGATCCACAGACTGAGAAGGAGAAGCCATTTGATGAGCATTGGAAGCAGATTCACAGACTTTGCCATCCATGTCAAATTGACTATGACTTTATTGGGAAGCTAGAAACTCTTGATGAGGACACAGAACATTTGCTGAAGATTCTTGGACTGGATAAACATATTCACTTTCCTCCAGGATATGAGAACAGGACTGCGGTAGACTGGGAGCAAGAATGGTTTGCAAACATTTCCTTAGCTGACAGAAGAGAGCTGTACAGTCTTTATGAAACCGACTTTAAGTTATTTGGATATGATAAACCTGAGACACTTCTGAATGAGTGA
- the LOC100536144 gene encoding carbohydrate sulfotransferase 12, with the protein MGMQKLHQCCFLLGAVFITLFFVVCWDEVKVGTYLHMASSKDLTHLKRRQAHRKHLIRKLCSANSSLNYRQKSFTFDQIPDSSLNHLIVDDHHRVIYCYVPKVACSNWKRVMFALSQNLKAPDGAPYLDPLDIPLEIIHNSTMHNTFKKLWMRHGRYARPLMDQKLKNYTKFLFVRDPFVRLISAYRDKFVELNEYYYSDFGSMILQRYANISQPPTSAQEAFRAGIRPSFSHFIKYLLDPQTEKEKPFDEHWQQIHRLCHPCQIDYDFIGKLETLDEDTEHLLKILGLDKHIHFPPGYENRTAVDWEQEWFANISLADRRKLYSLYETDFKLFGYDKPETLLNE; encoded by the coding sequence ATGGGAATGCAGAAGCTCCATCAGTGTTGTTTTCTTTTGGGAGCAGTATTCATCACATTGTTTTTCGTAGTTTGCTGGGATGAGGTGAAAGTTGGGACTTACTTGCACATGGCTTCATCAAAAGATCTCACACATCTCAAACGGCGTCAAGCACATCGTAAACATCTAATAAGAAAGCTTTGCTCAGCCAATAGCAGCTTGAATTACAGACAGAAATCATTCACATTTGACCAGATCCCTGACAGTTCTCTAAACCATCTCATTGTGGACGATCATCACCGTGTTATTTACTGTTATGTACCCAAGGTAGCTTGTTCTAACTGGAAACGAGTCATGTTTGCCCTCAGCCAGAACCTGAAGGCACCTGATGGAGCTCCATATCTGGATCCTCTTGACATACCATTAGAGATAATCCATAATTCTACAATgcacaatacatttaaaaagttatgGATGCGCCATGGCCGATACGCTCGTCCTCTGATGGATCAAAAGCTGAAAAACTACACTAAGTTCCTCTTTGTGCGGGATCCTTTTGTGCGTCTTATTTCTGCTTATCGAGACAAGTTTGTTGAGCTTAATGAGTATTACTACTCCGATTTTGGCTCCATGATTCTTCAGCGTTATGCTAATATTTCTCAGCCCCCTACTTCGGCTCAAGAGGCCTTCAGAGCAGGTATCAGACCATCCTTCAGTCACTTTATTAAGTATCTGTTAGATCCACAGACTGAGAAGGAGAAGCCATTTGATGAGCATTGGCAGCAGATTCACAGACTTTGCCATCCATGTCAAATTGACTATGACTTTATTGGGAAGCTAGAAACTCTTGATGAGGACACAGAACATTTGCTGAAGATTCTTGGACTGGATAAACATATTCACTTTCCTCCAGGATATGAGAACAGGACTGCGGTAGACTGGGAGCAAGAATGGTTTGCAAACATTTCCTTAGCTGACAGAAGAAAGCTGTACAGTCTTTATGAAACCGACTTTAAGTTATTTGGATATGATAAACCTGAGACACTTCTGAATGAGTGA